Proteins encoded within one genomic window of Solibaculum mannosilyticum:
- the nrdG gene encoding anaerobic ribonucleoside-triphosphate reductase activating protein encodes MGSVLRLAGVAEDSIVDGPGLRLAIFVQGCPHNCPGCHNPETHDSSGGYDFSVEDIIQKLQKNPLLDGITLSGGEPLCQPVPLVQLALSAQKMGKNVWLYTGFTWKQVLQMREKDDAVRALLDQVDVLVDGPFIQSQRSLELHFRGSSNQHLIDVQKSLEADIDHPILWE; translated from the coding sequence ATGGGTTCCGTACTTCGATTGGCCGGTGTGGCAGAGGATTCCATTGTAGATGGCCCAGGGCTGCGATTGGCTATTTTCGTACAAGGATGTCCTCATAATTGTCCTGGATGCCACAATCCTGAAACACATGATTCTTCCGGTGGATACGATTTTTCCGTGGAGGATATCATCCAAAAATTACAAAAAAATCCTCTGCTAGACGGCATTACTCTCAGTGGCGGAGAACCTCTTTGTCAACCGGTTCCCCTGGTTCAATTGGCATTGTCCGCTCAGAAGATGGGGAAAAATGTCTGGCTCTACACGGGTTTTACCTGGAAACAAGTATTACAGATGCGTGAAAAAGACGATGCCGTCCGCGCTCTTCTGGATCAAGTAGATGTCTTAGTGGATGGCCCTTTTATTCAGTCACAAAGAAGCTTGGAACTGCATTTTCGGGGATCTTCCAATCAGCATCTGATTGACGTTCAAAAAAGTCTTGAGGCTGATATAGACCATCCTATCCTATGGGAATAG